The Nymphaea colorata isolate Beijing-Zhang1983 chromosome 5, ASM883128v2, whole genome shotgun sequence DNA segment CTTGCACATGAGGATTATGTGGCAATGAAACAGCGTCAGTGATGATGATTGTAGTACATTCTAGATGTTGTGAGTTGCAATCAATGAAACCATCATGAACTAATGATTACTGTGATGCTGCAAAAATGTCTATAAAAGTATTGATGATGAAACATAGATTGTAAGCAAGGTGCTCCAGGATCACAACAGCAACATTCATGACAAACTGATGATTCTATCATAAGGAGATGATGCTAGTGGTGGAACACAAGATTGTTATACAATTGCTTGATAATAAATGGCTTCAATACTGATGCTTGGTGTTTCCACGTATAATCCTGATGTCTTAGCATAAGACTGTTTATGTTTGCAAAAGAGGATGCTGAGCAAGCAGCTTTTGAGTATAGTTATGATACTGTTTTTTAGGAATAAGATGTTGGGGAAAAAAAAGCTACCTATATTGCCTAAGAATGTTCTCCTTTCATCTTCCAGCTTACCAAGTCAATTTTTGAGCTTTGTGAGGTAAATTGCAATAACGTAGTTTTGCCAATTAGGTCCGTCTAATCATGGATAGAATGTTCAGGATGAATGATTGACGTATCAGATAATTTATATATTTCTCATGGTTAAAGGATACAAGCTCATGCATGCAATATCCACAACGCATAATGGAACAAGCTTTCAAGTATTAGAGCTACTATTAGTCTATTATGATACAAAGGAGTAAAGGAACCCTACACTTGAAAAAGACATTGCTTCCACCTTTAGAGTGCCGCCCAGCAGAGTACCTGCGGGTAAGCTGAAACCGTGCACATGGGGGTActttctttaaagtttaaagtatCATTAACATGAAATTATGACTTATTGTCACATGCTGCTCTGACCATTGAGCTTGGCATGCTACATGCTGCCACGGAACTCTCTGGCCTAGGCCTCTACTTTGGTGGGACAAAGGAGCCAACATCAGATAGACATTTCATTTATCATGAGCAGTAAAGATCTCACTGGTAATTGAATCAAAGCTCTTAAAAAAGACATTTGCTGAGAAAACCTCAAAAGTATTTATCTTAGATTATTCGTAGGAGCATATCTTCACATCCATTGGCAAATTCAGTGCCAGTTGTTTCCATCTTATTGATTATCACGCCCTCAGTTACCTAGTGACATGCTTGATGTTCCCAAGAACGTGCAAGAAGTGCTTCTTTCTTTGAACAGTTAAGCCATATGCCTTACTATAATTTTACATCTTTCGTTGTATTTCTTCTAATAATTGATTATGTTGACAACAAAGGAATATCATGAAATTAGAATAAGactacaaaattgattttgtctACGAAGCATGGCAACCAAGAAGAATCCAGTCACAACGCCTTCACAATGATCTTCAACCTCCATCGTCTATAATCATGGGTTCttgaaagtaaatgaaaagTAACATTCTGGAGAACGAATTAGTAAAATAAAACCAGGAGCAAAATTTGGGAGATAAAACAATTGAATTGCCAAAATCCAACAACCATGCAAACTTTTTCTAATGTACtggaaaaagttgaaaagtaaataaataataagTAACAGCTCACCAAGAGGATTACAGCGGCAAAGGCGCCAGGCAGTCAATATTGTTCCCTTAATAACGCCATATTTCTTGTAAGCTGCCATTGAATACTCACTGCATGTGGGCACATATCTGCAGCTTGATGGCAGCAATGGTGAAATTTCCCCTGTACCAACACAAGGACCAATCAGAGTAACAAAAGTAGATAAcaatttaaaagaataagaagaagcgAGCTTACTCTTATATAACCTCAGAAGAGAGAGTGCAGCTTTGACCCCCAAATCTTCTTCTTGCTCATCTAATcattcaaaataacaaaaaatactatTTTGAGCTATAAAAGAAATGTACATCATGAGATCGACATTTTAGTTCCCAGTATTCCTTCTCTCATAAATTACATGTTTCAGAAATTGTTTAGTAAGTAAACTATGTGTACCACCTCTGGATTCCTTGACAGAGCCGAATGTCAATCTGGACATGATACTGCCATGGCTTTCAGATTACTTATTTTCACCATGACAACATATTTATGGATTGAAATTGAACCGAAACAAGAAACTTTTCAACTATCCTATTTCATTTGATCAactagtaaaaaaaatgaatttctatcATTAAGTTTATGCATACTAAAGctaataatttcatttttctactaGAAGATCATACTTGGAAAGGAAAACATCCGACCACATTAATAGATTCGTTTGTAAACACAGGGGCCAAGACACATAAACATACACAAGtaattatgaattttaaaagacaaaaactaaaaagaaatcAGAATAGCAgtatatattgaaaatatcatgaaacATATATCCCAGATCACTTAGGTCAGGCGTAACAACTAGACCACTTAAATTCTggttaaaaaacaagttaacatGTTTATGACTACTAATTTAGTATAAAATATGCAttgattcaagtcatttttcatgaaagataTTGAACTTTTTACTATCAAAAGAGAGCCATTAAGATTTTATGAATTGAAAACACATTTAACTCTAAAAATGATTGACTTAAGGTTTGATTGCATAAAAGATACATTGTTTATCTATTTTAAGGGGActggtttttgtttcttacctAAGtggtctcatatatatatatatatatatattatatgtgtgtgtgtgtgtgtgtgtgacataGATGAAGGGCGTCGGTGCAGATGCCGGTGCGGCGATGATTCCAACAACTTTTTCCGAGGAGTTCATATTACTCCTTGTCTTGgcaattttaagagaaaacaGCAGAAGCAAATTTTTATTGAGTATTCCAGACGGAAGGGGAAACAAATAATGGCTTCACTCGTAATTGACGATCTGCGTCCAaagaaacaagggaaaaaattgGCAGGTTCACTCATAATTAACGATTCCCGCCACTCTGCAGCCACGTCCAACAAGAACTGTGTCACCACAACATGTCTGGATTTCTCTTTGATAATTGCAGAACTTAGACTGAAGGCCACTAGGAGATATCAACCAAGTTTCAGACTGACCAAGCCAGATAAGCAGATTAAAAATCATCACAATGTGACACAATCAAGGTTGCCGACAAGGAAAAATAAGGAGGACATAGTTCAAGAACGGAAAAAAGAAACCTCACGCCTTAAGATATCATATGGTAATTCGCACTTTCCATTTAAATAGCACAAGCGGAAACAAGTTTCTCGTGTGATAAGAAAGCAATTTCAGAAGCGTGAGTCCAAATTGCAGAGAGTTTCGTTATTGCTAGATAAAATATATTGGTTCTGATTAgggaatttgaatctaatgcACTCGCTACTTGCTTGCATTCTGAATTGACTACAGCCTACACTTCGTATTTAATAGAGGAATCCGTCAAGCAGTTTCCTACTGAAAATTTGCTTACCTGCTGACGAATTCTGGCTCGAATTCTTTTCCCCCGCGCATCTCCTTCGCCTTAGCTGTTGTTTTCAGAAAACAAATGgagaaaatgaggaagagaaaaattcaaaacatatttatgagaaaaaataacaaaagagagACGGGAAAGAACAATGAAACTAGGGTTTTCAAGATTGCGAAGAAACTAGAAGCAAACTTTGGGGTTTATAATTCAGAAAAATACAACGAAAATTTGAATTCTTAACGAATGAAAAGAATCAATCGATGTCCTGGATAGAAggaggaaaaaataatgaagGTAGGAATTCTGGCAAATTTGAAGCTATCGGTCTATTGCCGATACAAAAAATCGATGGTCGGAGGTTCGAAGACAATGTCAGGAATCCACCACCGTTCGACATCTAGGTGAACGGAAGAAACAACTCGGAATTTTAAGAAAAGGGAAATTGATGACCTCGGAATCGTGGGGAAATTACCTCACGAGCTGCGCGGAGAGGAACGGTGGAGGCCTTGGAGTCTGAAAAGACTATCGACGACCGACTTCcatggaaagagagagggaagcgGAAGGAAGAGTCCCGGAATTCAGTGGAAGAGGAAGAATTGCAAGGGAAAATGGAGGTGGAGAAGGCGAGGGCCATCGAAAACGGGGGAGGAAAGGGCACCAAGTGGGCGCGGGAAACAAACGAACGGCCCCTTCTCCCACccgttttgaaattttctcagGCTCACGATGAGAGACGCCCCGAGCCATCGGCCTGCTAGggaattttttcatttgaagtcCTATCTTTTGTCAATAATCCTAGATACGATCCTGGTACAATTGATTTTTCCTGAAAGATGTGAAAGCCGATGTTTTGTGACTTTGGCTCTTTAAGCTAACAGTCTCTGTCTGAACTCACAGCTGTGTTCAGCTTGACTTGATGGCAGAGTTGAAATTTGGAATTCCTCTCGCCAAACCAAACTCACATCCATAATCAGCTTGGttggatgattaaaaaaataaaagcttatGACGTTCCCACAATCAATCACCTAATGTTCGCAATTACATGGAAACTTCTTCGTTTTGTAAAACAATTTGCATATACACATTAAGTAGAAAGTTCTTTGCAATTTACATGTTGTCTGGTCTCTCCACTTGTTTGTAGAGACAAAAGgcatgcaagagagagagagttgtgtAATTGTGGAGaactttctttaaaaaatatggtAGCGAAACATTTTGGAAGAAATTATCTTATTAAATGTAAAAtactttattaaatatattttaatgttCTTCACGACCTAACCTTTTTTGTccaaataaagcaaataaataTTGTTTCTGAGCGCACGCTTTGATGTGCCTGAAGCAGTTTCCAGAGTATTGAGTGAGACAAATTTCACCTGCTGTGCCCCTTTCAATTAATGGTGCGGGAGAAGGAATATTTAACGCGCTAGAGGCTCCAATAGTACGTTTCTCGACTAGAATAGTCGGAGCTGAACAAGGGAAGATATTCTTCTTGAAACTAATTCGGATATGGGTCGGTAGGATTATAAACTGAAAATATATACCAACGAAAATTCGGTTGTTCGGGCTATACCCAATTTGAACAGATTCCAATTCTCACTGTATCTGAATAATATGAATCCTTACCATTTAGATCCTCTATAAACTTCCTAGGCttatatatatttgcattaaAATCCCAAACATCGTGGTCCCTTGGTACAACGGTATCCAGGAAAACCAGGTCCgggtttttaaaaaaaaaaaaaaaaaatccgggaATGTTTGGTAGGTGGAGAACTTATCTCGGTACCCCTCACCACGGACGACTTCTCTCAAGGTTCGACCCTTTTCCAAACAGAAATTGGAGTTCACAGACAACTTATGAGAGATAAGCAAACCGTTCGATGGACTGGTCCATGTCATTAATCGGCGAAGAATGTCCCGCTCATGAGACGCGTCCTCAGGAAGCACTGAGGAAACACTTGTCCAAGATAGTTTAGTCGTCCAGGAAAACCGGAACGTGCTGTATGAATCCGAAAGGCGGAGCGTTTTCAGCCACTGTTTGAAGGTAAGGTTAATATTCACCAAGGTAGAAGTTGTCGCGGCTCTGCTCATCACCTGCCGAGAAGTTAAATTCCCTGTCTATTCCAACGGTAACCCGTTCAACGCGAGATGGCGGAAGTCATCCTCCCGCGTCAAgtactttgtttttgtttttcttaaaaaaaaaaaaagaaaagtcaacgACGACCGACGCCCGAGTCCCAACCCTTACATCCGAGGGCCAGAGGTCGTCCCCTCCGCGCGAGGGCGCACCCATCGCACCcgatctctctctgtctgtgtgGCGATGAGGAAGTTCTTGAACTTCCATCACCGGCAGCATTCGACGACGCCGGCGCCTGTGCCGGAGGTGGTTCCGACGCCGACGGTATTCTCATGGCCACCGGAGTTCCTCTGCCCCCTCTCCTCGCAGCCGATGTCCGACCCCATCATTCTATCATCGGGTCAATCTTACGAGCGTAATTGCATCCTCGCCTGGATCCAGTCCGGCCAGACAGCCTGCTACCTCACCGAGCAGCCGCTCTCCCCTGCGGAACTCAGCTGCTCCTTCGTCCCCAACGTCTCCCTCCGCTCCGCCATCCACCGGTTCTGCCAATCCTCCCGCCTCGAGCCCCCTTCCGCGCCTTCCGACGACGAAGCGCGCCTTTTCGTCGCCAATCTCCTTCCCGAGCCCCAGCCGCAGCCCCTGCCGCCGGCCCCCGCCGCACCACCCGTCCGAGCCGCCCCGGTTATCCAACCGCGTATCTACCATTCCGCCACCAACTTCAACTCGGGGAACTCTGccgtcttccctcttcctctctcctctcGACCATTTCCTCGAGACGAGCCGCCTCCTGAGGAAACTCAGGATGTAATTCCGTGTAGCCTGGCTCAGAAGCTCCGGAGCTATGACAACGACGAGCAGGCGGCCGCGGCCCGCGAGATACGGCAGCTAACGCGGTCGGACCCTGCGAGCCGATTGACGATCGCGTCGGACGGGGCCTTGCTCTCGGCCTTGCTCCAGGCAACCGCGTCGCCGGATTCTCGCGCCCAGAGCGACTCGGTCGCGACGGTCGTCAATCTCTCGCTGGAGAGGGAGAGCAAGGTGCTGCTGGTCCGAGCCGGGGTTCTTCAATTCCTAATAGACGCGCTCCGGAGCGGGTGCAGCGAAGCGAGGGGTCACGCCGTGGCGGCGCTCTTCAGCCTGGCTGTGGAGGAGGAGAACCGGATCGTGATCGGAGTCATCGGAGCCATCCCGCTGCTGCTTCGTCTCGTCGGGACTTCCGGCGCCGGCGATCGCGCCACCGCCGAGGACGCGGCCATGGCGCTCTACTACCTATCCTTGGAGCGGGGGAACAAGGCGAAAATGATCCGGGAGGGCGCAGTGCCGATGCTGGTCCGGCGCGCCAGAGCGTCGACGGAGGGCGAGGACGCAGGGAGTATCCAGGCGAGATGCTTCATGATCTTGTGCAACCTCACCGTGGGGGAGGAAGGGCGGAGATCGCTGCTCGGCTCCGACGCCCTCGCGGCTGCATCGGAGGCCATCGAGATGTCGACCGGCGCCGGACCGGTGGAGGAACAAGCTCTCGCGCTGATGCTGCTCTTGGTGGGAAGGGGGAACGGGCGGTACGCGCCGACGGGGCTGCCTCAGCCAGTTATTCGCGAGGTGACGAGGCTGGCGCAGCAAGGGAAGGGGAGGATAAGGGAGAAGGCCACTGCTCTGCTCATGTTATTGAAGGAGGCCCAGGCGGCGGAGCTCCGCTCCCGTCCCCCCCGCGGCGGGGAGTGGGACATGatgccgccgccgcc contains these protein-coding regions:
- the LOC116254584 gene encoding uncharacterized protein LOC116254584 isoform X3, whose product is MALAFSTSIFPCNSSSSTEFRDSSFRFPLSFHGSRSSIVFSDSKASTVPLRAARELRRRRCAGEKNSSQNSSADEQEEDLGVKAALSLLRLYKREISPLLPSSCRYVPTCSEYSMAAYKKYGVIKGTILTAWRLCRCNPLDDGG
- the LOC116254584 gene encoding uncharacterized protein LOC116254584 isoform X2 — its product is MALAFSTSIFPCNSSSSTEFRDSSFRFPLSFHGSRSSIVFSDSKASTVPLRAARELRRRRCAGEKNSSQNSSADEQEEDLGVKAALSLLRLYKREISPLLPSSCRYVPTCSEYSMAAYKKYGVIKGTILTAWRLCRCNPLECYFSFTFKNP
- the LOC116254584 gene encoding uncharacterized protein LOC116254584 isoform X1, which codes for MALAFSTSIFPCNSSSSTEFRDSSFRFPLSFHGSRSSIVFSDSKASTVPLRAARELRRRRCAGEKNSSQNSSADEQEEDLGVKAALSLLRLYKREISPLLPSSCRYVPTCSEYSMAAYKKYGVIKGTILTAWRLCRCNPLGGSGFDPPRWFDEPRAPLE
- the LOC116254583 gene encoding U-box domain-containing protein 40-like; the protein is MRKFLNFHHRQHSTTPAPVPEVVPTPTVFSWPPEFLCPLSSQPMSDPIILSSGQSYERNCILAWIQSGQTACYLTEQPLSPAELSCSFVPNVSLRSAIHRFCQSSRLEPPSAPSDDEARLFVANLLPEPQPQPLPPAPAAPPVRAAPVIQPRIYHSATNFNSGNSAVFPLPLSSRPFPRDEPPPEETQDVIPCSLAQKLRSYDNDEQAAAAREIRQLTRSDPASRLTIASDGALLSALLQATASPDSRAQSDSVATVVNLSLERESKVLLVRAGVLQFLIDALRSGCSEARGHAVAALFSLAVEEENRIVIGVIGAIPLLLRLVGTSGAGDRATAEDAAMALYYLSLERGNKAKMIREGAVPMLVRRARASTEGEDAGSIQARCFMILCNLTVGEEGRRSLLGSDALAAASEAIEMSTGAGPVEEQALALMLLLVGRGNGRYAPTGLPQPVIREVTRLAQQGKGRIREKATALLMLLKEAQAAELRSRPPRGGEWDMMPPPPPAMQDAHSITGPKTAGF
- the LOC116254584 gene encoding uncharacterized protein LOC116254584 isoform X4, whose protein sequence is MALAFSTSIFPCNSSSSTEFRDSSFRFPLSFHGSRSSIVFSDSKASTVPLRAARELRRRRCAGEKNSSQNSSAGEISPLLPSSCRYVPTCSEYSMAAYKKYGVIKGTILTAWRLCRCNPLGGSGFDPPRWFDEPRAPLE